The Alteriqipengyuania halimionae genome contains a region encoding:
- a CDS encoding autotransporter assembly complex protein TamA, producing the protein MQSDVQDLRQAILATGLVTSVSITPRETAAPEGEEAGDVLLDVEMTRAPLRTWAGAVGFDSQDGFRLEGSWEHRNLFPPEGMLRVRAVAGTREQLAGVLFRKNNFMGRDQILSVDLYASTVERDAYAADTAALQARFEKETTILFQKPWYWSFGFEAIATNEREGNVNDVSTPRETYFVAALPLSATLDSSDDLLDPTTGFRLSGFVSPETSRNDDVQSNYARIWLDGRAYFSLSDDIVLAGRAKLGSIPGAPLEAIAPSRRFYAGGANSVRGYGYQRIGPRNSLGDPAGGRSLTEVNLEARIGTPLFSGALSVVPFIDAGAVDNGTTPSFDDIRIGAGVGVRYETNFGPIRVDVGVPFNRREGDSAVAVYVGLGQAF; encoded by the coding sequence ATGCAATCCGATGTGCAGGATCTGCGGCAGGCGATCCTTGCGACAGGCCTCGTCACCTCGGTTTCGATCACGCCGCGCGAAACCGCCGCGCCCGAAGGCGAGGAGGCCGGCGACGTCCTGCTTGATGTCGAGATGACCCGCGCGCCCCTGCGAACCTGGGCTGGCGCGGTCGGCTTCGACAGCCAGGACGGCTTCCGTCTCGAAGGCAGCTGGGAGCATCGCAACCTTTTCCCGCCTGAAGGCATGCTGCGTGTTCGCGCCGTGGCCGGCACGCGCGAACAGCTTGCCGGGGTGCTGTTCCGCAAGAACAATTTCATGGGTCGCGACCAGATCCTGTCGGTCGATCTCTATGCGTCGACGGTCGAGCGCGATGCCTACGCTGCAGACACGGCGGCGCTACAGGCGCGCTTCGAAAAGGAAACCACGATCCTGTTCCAGAAGCCGTGGTACTGGTCGTTCGGATTCGAAGCGATCGCGACCAACGAGCGCGAAGGCAATGTGAACGACGTGTCGACGCCGCGCGAGACCTATTTCGTCGCCGCGCTGCCCTTGTCGGCCACGCTCGACAGTTCGGACGATCTGCTCGATCCGACCACGGGTTTCCGCCTCAGCGGTTTCGTCTCGCCCGAGACGTCGCGCAATGACGACGTGCAATCGAACTACGCGCGGATCTGGCTCGACGGGCGGGCCTATTTCTCGCTCTCGGACGATATCGTGCTGGCAGGCCGCGCCAAGCTGGGCTCGATTCCCGGCGCGCCGCTCGAAGCGATTGCGCCGTCGCGGCGTTTCTACGCCGGCGGGGCGAACTCGGTGCGCGGCTATGGCTACCAACGCATCGGCCCGCGCAACTCGCTCGGCGATCCGGCGGGCGGTCGTTCGCTGACCGAAGTCAATCTCGAGGCGCGCATCGGCACCCCGCTGTTCAGCGGCGCACTCTCGGTCGTGCCCTTTATCGATGCGGGCGCGGTCGACAACGGGACCACGCCCAGCTTCGACGATATCCGGATCGGGGCCGGCGTCGGCGTGCGCTACGAAACCAATTTCGGCCCGATCCGTGTCGATGTCGGCGTGCCGTTCAACCGTCGCGAAGGCGATAGTGCGGTCGCGGTCTATGTCGGCCTGGGGCAGGCGTTCTGA
- a CDS encoding translocation/assembly module TamB domain-containing protein, whose product MAAKKLSVPARISKWIVITVGGLLLTLIVALAVLNSPIGERFVANRIAEIAPASGLRIEVGRIEGDLYGEATLHDVVLSDPKGKFLEIPLVELDWRPLKWFTSGLDVRNLVAHRGTFLRPPELNPGDDDAPILPNFDIRVDRLELIDFTAAAGVIGDESQVINGVLKADIRSGRAYVNARADISGEDNFSFLLDSEPDADQYDLQLDYNAPAGGFLAGLAGASEDLRLRVFGNGTWSRWKGGLYATQADERLAAIRFVKQGETYELLGQIDPRNNLTGLPARAVGRTLSLRGTGSLVDSVLEGTFAFAGAALNGEAEGAVDLANNRFDELSLNAVLTEPNLFSDGLTLNGTRLQATLDGAFRDLEIEHQLSVDRLALGDYVVDGLTQSATATFDGTRFVLPLDARAQKIVTGMAQVDPRLNDVLANGTIVYTGGRLLSDDLALRAPGLTADLQLRGDVGAGDYRLTGPVRANGLAIDSVGKAGGRARIDLRLRPGGGFSLAADLDAAITNVANGTVANLAGPRLDVDGMVRLASGRPILFDNLKVKSQKLSLTASGRRLANGDTTLAGSGRHTQYGAFEFDADLGADGPVATLKFDEPLPAAQIRNVEVAIAPITDGFDIKLAGDSMLGAFDGDIDFYALENQPQRIEISQFTVADTNATGTIELSDGIAQGMIGIDGGGLNGDISLMPMNGNQGFTARLTADNARFGGENPIRIAKGTISGRGYFAEGDTSVDADVALTGVSRGNLFLGQLKADATLRNGEGTVNGFVAGRRGSRFALDFDARIASEQVSAALQGTYDGRRIAMPRRAVLTKQPDGGWQLARSQISYAGGSVIASGSFGGEGETQFNLALDEMPLGVTDIVVSDLGLGGKMSGLVDYRVNADGLPVGSAKVKIDGLTRSGLVLSSRPIDLYLAANLSPTRFETRALIIEDERTRGRLQGRIANLPAEGDLPSRLQRGALDAQLRYNGAASALWRLTAIELFDLTGPIEVAADFSGSLGSPKINGSLASNELRLQSALTGTDLQAITARGRFSGARLNLSRFSGTTPGGGSVSGSGFIDLSGLGKQLPTIDLKLAARDAQLLERDDLAATVTGPLRVVSDGDGGTIAGRVRIENARWSLGSGPARERLPQIATREINGRADAAPSSTRSKPWRYMIDAVAANQVAVRGMGLDSDWGANIKLRGTVDNPAIAGSATLQRGTYSFAGARFELRDTSRIDFTGGSPPNPRLNITADNDGGEVQASVSITGTASQPIINFSSPSGLSDEEVLSRLLFGDSVTDISAPEALQLGAALASLRGGGGGLDPINSLRSAIGLDRLRVVGSDPTVGRGTSVAVGKYFGRRFYVELITDGRGYSATELEFRITSWLSILASISTLSGESLNLEARKDY is encoded by the coding sequence ATGGCGGCGAAGAAGCTTTCGGTTCCGGCGCGGATTTCCAAATGGATCGTCATCACGGTTGGCGGGCTGCTGCTCACGCTGATCGTTGCGCTGGCTGTGCTCAATTCGCCGATCGGTGAGCGTTTCGTCGCCAATCGCATCGCCGAAATCGCGCCCGCATCGGGCCTCAGGATCGAGGTCGGCCGCATCGAGGGCGATCTCTATGGGGAAGCGACGCTGCACGATGTCGTGCTGTCCGACCCCAAGGGCAAGTTCCTTGAAATTCCGCTGGTCGAACTCGACTGGCGCCCGTTGAAATGGTTCACCAGCGGCCTCGACGTGCGCAACCTGGTTGCCCACCGCGGGACCTTCCTGCGTCCGCCCGAACTCAATCCGGGTGACGACGACGCACCGATCCTCCCGAACTTCGATATCCGGGTCGATCGGCTCGAACTGATCGATTTCACCGCCGCAGCCGGGGTGATCGGCGATGAAAGCCAGGTCATCAACGGCGTCCTCAAGGCCGATATCCGTTCCGGTCGCGCCTATGTGAACGCCAGGGCCGATATCAGCGGCGAGGACAATTTCTCCTTCCTGCTCGACAGCGAGCCCGACGCCGACCAGTATGACCTGCAGCTCGATTACAACGCGCCTGCGGGCGGCTTCCTCGCCGGGCTGGCGGGGGCGAGTGAGGATTTGCGGCTTCGCGTGTTCGGCAACGGCACATGGTCGCGCTGGAAAGGCGGGCTTTACGCCACCCAGGCCGACGAGCGGCTCGCGGCGATCCGCTTCGTCAAGCAGGGTGAAACCTACGAACTGCTCGGCCAGATCGATCCGCGGAACAACCTGACCGGCCTTCCGGCCCGCGCCGTGGGACGCACACTCTCGCTGCGCGGAACCGGGTCGCTGGTCGACAGCGTGCTCGAAGGGACGTTCGCCTTTGCCGGTGCGGCACTCAATGGCGAGGCCGAGGGGGCGGTGGACCTCGCGAACAATCGCTTCGACGAACTGTCGCTCAATGCCGTGCTCACCGAACCGAACCTGTTTTCCGACGGGTTGACGCTCAACGGCACGCGGCTTCAGGCGACGCTCGACGGCGCGTTCCGCGATCTCGAGATCGAACATCAGCTGTCGGTCGATCGCCTTGCGCTGGGCGACTACGTGGTCGACGGGCTGACGCAGTCAGCCACCGCGACCTTCGACGGGACGCGCTTCGTTCTTCCGCTCGATGCGCGGGCGCAGAAGATCGTCACCGGCATGGCGCAGGTCGATCCGCGGCTCAACGATGTCCTCGCCAACGGGACGATCGTCTATACCGGGGGCCGTCTGCTGTCGGACGATCTCGCCCTGCGTGCGCCGGGCCTTACGGCCGACCTGCAATTGCGCGGCGATGTCGGCGCGGGCGATTATCGCCTGACCGGGCCTGTCCGCGCCAACGGGCTGGCGATCGACAGTGTCGGCAAGGCCGGTGGCCGCGCGCGGATCGATCTGCGACTGCGGCCCGGCGGCGGGTTCAGCCTCGCGGCCGATCTCGATGCCGCCATCACCAATGTCGCCAACGGCACGGTCGCAAACCTCGCCGGGCCGCGGCTCGATGTCGACGGTATGGTGCGCCTCGCCAGTGGTCGCCCGATCCTGTTCGACAATCTCAAGGTGAAATCGCAAAAGCTGTCGCTGACCGCATCGGGGCGGCGTCTTGCCAATGGCGATACCACGCTGGCCGGCAGCGGCCGCCACACCCAATATGGCGCGTTCGAATTCGACGCCGATCTTGGAGCGGACGGCCCGGTTGCGACGCTGAAGTTCGACGAACCGCTGCCGGCGGCACAGATTCGCAATGTCGAAGTTGCGATCGCACCGATCACCGACGGGTTCGACATCAAGCTGGCAGGCGACTCCATGCTCGGCGCCTTCGATGGCGATATCGACTTCTACGCACTCGAGAACCAGCCGCAGCGGATCGAAATTTCGCAATTCACCGTAGCCGATACGAATGCGACCGGGACGATCGAATTGAGCGACGGCATCGCACAGGGCATGATCGGAATTGATGGTGGCGGCCTCAATGGCGACATCTCCCTGATGCCGATGAACGGCAATCAGGGCTTCACCGCGCGGCTGACGGCGGACAATGCGCGCTTCGGGGGAGAAAACCCGATCCGGATCGCGAAGGGCACGATTTCAGGCCGTGGCTATTTTGCCGAGGGCGATACTTCGGTCGATGCCGATGTCGCGCTGACGGGCGTTTCGCGTGGCAATCTGTTCCTCGGCCAGCTCAAGGCCGATGCGACCTTGCGCAATGGCGAGGGCACGGTGAACGGCTTCGTCGCCGGACGCCGGGGCAGTCGCTTCGCGCTCGATTTCGATGCGAGGATCGCGTCCGAACAGGTCTCGGCGGCCTTGCAGGGCACGTATGACGGACGCCGGATCGCGATGCCGCGCCGTGCGGTGCTGACCAAGCAGCCCGATGGTGGCTGGCAGCTTGCGCGCTCGCAGATCTCCTATGCCGGCGGCAGCGTGATCGCGTCGGGAAGCTTCGGCGGCGAAGGCGAAACGCAGTTCAACCTCGCGCTCGACGAGATGCCGCTCGGCGTAACCGATATCGTGGTGTCGGACCTCGGGCTCGGCGGCAAGATGTCGGGCCTGGTCGATTACCGTGTCAACGCAGACGGCCTTCCGGTCGGTTCGGCAAAGGTCAAGATCGACGGTCTGACGCGCTCGGGCCTCGTGCTCAGCTCGCGACCGATCGACCTTTACCTTGCAGCCAATCTTTCGCCGACGCGCTTCGAGACCCGCGCGCTGATCATCGAGGACGAACGTACGCGCGGAAGACTGCAGGGGCGGATTGCGAACCTGCCAGCGGAGGGCGACCTGCCCTCACGCCTCCAGCGTGGCGCGCTCGATGCCCAATTGCGGTACAACGGTGCCGCCTCGGCGCTGTGGCGCCTGACGGCGATCGAACTGTTCGACCTGACCGGTCCGATCGAAGTCGCGGCCGATTTCAGCGGTTCGCTCGGAAGTCCGAAGATCAACGGCTCGCTCGCTAGCAACGAGCTTCGCTTGCAGAGCGCGCTGACCGGCACCGATCTCCAGGCGATTACCGCGCGTGGTCGGTTCTCGGGCGCGCGCCTCAATCTCTCGCGCTTCTCCGGCACGACGCCCGGCGGCGGCAGCGTCAGCGGATCGGGCTTCATCGACCTGTCGGGCCTGGGCAAGCAATTGCCGACGATCGACCTGAAGCTGGCGGCACGCGATGCCCAGCTGCTCGAGCGCGACGATCTCGCCGCAACCGTCACCGGGCCTTTGCGCGTGGTCTCGGATGGCGATGGCGGAACGATCGCCGGTCGCGTGCGGATCGAAAACGCACGCTGGTCGCTCGGCAGCGGCCCCGCGCGCGAGCGGTTGCCGCAGATCGCAACGCGTGAGATCAATGGCCGCGCCGATGCCGCGCCGTCTTCGACCCGGTCCAAACCGTGGCGTTACATGATCGATGCCGTCGCGGCGAACCAGGTCGCGGTGCGCGGCATGGGCCTAGACAGCGATTGGGGCGCCAACATCAAACTGCGCGGCACGGTCGACAATCCCGCGATCGCGGGTTCGGCCACGCTTCAGCGCGGGACCTATTCGTTTGCCGGCGCGCGGTTCGAATTGCGCGACACGAGCCGGATCGATTTCACCGGTGGCAGCCCGCCCAATCCGCGCCTGAACATCACCGCCGACAATGACGGGGGCGAGGTGCAGGCGAGCGTGTCGATCACCGGCACAGCCTCCCAGCCGATCATCAATTTCTCGTCCCCCAGCGGGTTGAGCGACGAGGAAGTGCTCTCGCGGCTGCTGTTCGGCGATTCGGTGACCGACATTTCCGCGCCCGAAGCGCTGCAACTGGGCGCGGCGCTGGCCAGCCTGCGTGGCGGCGGCGGCGGGCTCGATCCGATCAACAGCTTGCGCAGCGCCATCGGGCTCGATCGTCTGCGCGTCGTTGGGTCCGACCCCACGGTCGGGCGCGGGACGTCGGTTGCGGTAGGCAAGTATTTCGGTCGCAGGTTCTATGTCGAACTGATCACCGACGGGCGCGGCTACAGCGCAACCGAACTCGAATTCCGGATTACCAGCTGGCTGTCGATCCTAGCCTCGATCTCAACCCTGTCGGGCGAATCGCTGAACCTCGAAGCGCGCAAGGACTACTAG
- a CDS encoding fasciclin domain-containing protein, translating into MKRSMWLAPLFASALALGGCSKAEDNSADETPTASPSGETLSATISDIDGISTFNREIRDANLSSVFDGASPYTILAPTDEALEALGPSADIFGADADPAPVIALMRNHIVTGHLRPQDLRAALEAAEDGTVRMSTVGSDPVTFAIDGNAIVARGADGTQVRLLVARASEASNGVVIPVDGVLRKLPANSED; encoded by the coding sequence CCCTCGGCGGCTGCAGCAAGGCCGAAGACAACAGCGCGGACGAGACACCCACCGCGTCGCCGAGCGGAGAGACCCTTTCCGCCACCATCTCCGATATCGACGGGATTTCGACATTCAATCGCGAGATTCGCGATGCCAATCTGTCGAGCGTATTCGACGGGGCCAGCCCGTACACCATCCTTGCGCCGACCGACGAGGCGCTCGAAGCGTTGGGGCCCTCCGCCGACATCTTCGGCGCCGATGCCGATCCCGCGCCTGTCATCGCGCTGATGCGCAATCACATCGTTACCGGCCATTTGCGTCCGCAGGATCTTCGCGCCGCTCTCGAAGCGGCGGAGGACGGCACCGTGCGGATGTCGACTGTCGGCAGCGATCCGGTGACCTTCGCGATAGACGGTAATGCCATCGTCGCACGTGGCGCGGACGGTACTCAGGTGCGCCTGCTCGTCGCTCGCGCGTCGGAAGCGAGCAACGGAGTGGTCATTCCGGTCGACGGCGTCCTGCGCAAGCTGCCTGCAAACAGCGAAGACTGA